The window gagactctgctagtgcgatcttcgactgccttggattaacaaccgtcttggttgtaatcaaattaaacttcttactcctcttttatttctgttttaattttattattattattatatttttgaattGAAAGATTTAGGAGGATATAATTAAAATTCACGAGTAATTCGCCACCCTTTTATCGGCTTCCGCTGCATCAACATTATTGACATTTAAGATTCAGTAGTCCCCTCGAACAATCTTTGATCTTTCTGGGTATGTTTCGCAGGTCCGATCCAGCGGTGCACTTCATTCTTCAAAAATCTTTATTATTCTCTAAAAcacttaaattattaaaatattttaataatcttttaatacttaaaatcatcaacaacaaaaaaaaacacatgatttaattaataaaagaattttagcaaGACTAAATGGCTGTTAGGGGAAAGATTTAAATTAACaacgtttcttgtttttattctCTTGAGGGTCATGGAAGGTTAGCTATGAAAGAGACGCAAAGATCAAGCACACTCCACaaacataaacaaacaaacaactcACAAACCACACAAAATTCGTAGCTAAGTTTTATTCAAGCACATCGCCAACTGCCTCTTTGATTGTTAGTTCATGCTCATACTGGTTGTTGCTTGTTCTTCGCCAGCGGCAGCTTCATCCTTCAATGGTGAAATGCCTACATCTGGAGGCCCTGAGAGGCGCCTAGCGTTTGCAGCATACGTGCTGCTGTtgtagtcgactgatgaaaaggAGAGGTGTCTCTTAGCCGTGCGAGCCCATCCCTTCTCAGGAGTTTGAACCTTATTGCACGCTGGGCTGGGAGACCGCGATTTGGCTCTAGACGACACAGTAGATGCCATGTAGTTGGGATGGGTGAATGAGCTCACTAGGCTTTCATCATCTCCGATTGATGATCCTGCAATGCTACGCCTCCTTGGTCGTTCGGATTGGACACTGAACATGCTCCTGGAGTCACAATCGATGGAGCCCCGACGACCTCTCGGGCTCTCTGATTTCTTTCTGCTCATGGCGGATGGTGTCCTGGAGTACACTACTGTAGGTGATTGCTGCCGCCTTGATTTCCATGCTGCAGATGGTGTGCAGCTATTGCTCTTCATGGAAGCATGATCCTTAGTTTCCTTTGTGCTTTGTTTCTCCCATGGCTTTGTGGCCGTCAGGCGTTCCAACCAGCTCCAACCCCATTGTGGATTGCTTGGGTCAGTGAATGTTGGAACTATGGATCTGGAAGTGCTCCTTGACTGAGAAGCAAAAAGGGAACATCGGCAAGTTTCAAAATAGTCCACAATGCTAATGCCAAAAGAAAGGAGTAGCAATAGGCATCACCTGATGTGTAAATGCATAAGCTAGTGCTCGTTCTCTTCTGATGGCAGCATCCTGTTTATTCAAGAGGTTCGCTTCGAATTTCTCTTTGGACTGAAGACTTACCTCCCATTGCTCGGTAATCTGTCATGGTAAAAGATGCCGAAACTCAATTGAAGTCATGTGGTTCAAAAATCTTCAGTATCAAATTAAGATAGCAGTTCTTCTTCAAATCGTTACAAGATGCACACCTTTACATTCTCCAGTTCCTTTCCGTGCTTGCGTTGCAGATGCCTCTGAAGAGCCTGGTTTTCCTCAATCATTCTCGCCCGCCTTGAATGTATGATCATCTGCAGTCGAGCCAACGTTTGCATGCATTTCAATGTGTTGGTAGTTTGAGATTTGACAGCATTTCCATCAAGCATTCTCTTCAACCTAACCAGTCCCCTCAAAGTTCTCAATTTTCTTCTTGCCTTAGCAAAATTTTCAAGAAAATGATACAATCAACCATAGGCAACAAAAGACCAACCAATAGAAGAAATGCCAAGATAAAGAGTACAGTAACACAAGGACTCCGTTTATTCAGAAACTATTACATGAATGTGAGAATTTAAGCCTCCGAAGCAAAAGTTGCAAGGTGTATTGTCTTTGTTTATTTGCACAAATTATAGCGTTTGCTTATGATGCCCATTGCATCAAAACATCTTTATCCATCCATCAAGTTGTTTCACCAAAGAGCTTGATAAATAACATTTACTATCAAAATTGTGCTGGCCTAAATGATACCGATACATTTAAACATGGGCACAAACcctcaaaaatgcagaattgacaAATTTTAGCCATCAAGTTGTTTTGCCAACAATTTGATGATACAATATACTCAGACAAGGGCATTGGCGAATGTTGATAGGACAATTAACAGAGCTTAAGCATTGTTTTGATCAAGAATTGTTTCGACCATACAAATGGTAGATGTCTATGGAGAAACTGAGAGAGCAGTAAAAAGGAAAGCAGAAAAATAAATGAAGGTGTAAACTATACCTGATATCCTCGGTAAGCAGTCTGGATCTTGACGGCTGCAATCTCTTCTCTTGATTCACCTATGTGCCTAGTTGCAGAAGTGGCAAGGTGAGCGACAGCGACCTCCGCTGCAGCCTGAGCGGCGATAGCTGCAGCTTCAGCTTCAGCTTCAGCAGCACTGGCAAGTGCTGGTGAGTCGGCATGCTTCCTCTGTTCGTCCCCTTTCTCTATCAGCTTGGACTCCTGAACCTGAGCAAGAAGCAAAGGTTGAACAACACTCACAGCAGTGGTTTCCACTATGTTTTTGAGGGAAGTCAGTCTGAAGCTACTGAATTATCAAGACTCGCCTTTGGATTTCCTTGACAGCAGTGGGGGGTGAAGGTTTTCTTGACAGCTCCAAACCACTTTCCTTTTCTCCCCATATCCACCTTCTTCCTCTTACACAACTTTGTTCCTTGTTAAATCACTCCTGTGAAAGGAACCACAAAAAAATAagcagaaaaagaagaagaagaagcaagaataaACCCTAACTCCCATGTCCTACCGTAAACCCAAAGACTAGACGAAGAGCATCCATATGAAAAGAAAACTTTTGCTTTTCCTAGTTGCGGTAATTATCCTTTCTATAGAGGTAAAAGGTTTGAGATAAAGTCGAGTATCTAAGAAATTTTGACATGGTCTGGAACAAAAGCAAGACAGAAGGAACAAAGATGAAGCCAAATATGTGTTTTCCAGTTTACAGTTTCAAGGACACGCCtgtgacaaaaaaaaaacatttttaataCAAAAGATCAACTCTTGAGGAAAGCTGAAACAAGTATCGAAAATAGCAAATGATGAACGACAAGGTTCTGAAAACCTCGAGGAGGGTAAGCCTGCAAATTTCTCTTACAGCTGCGGAGTAAGAGATCAACAACTCAAAAAGAACGACTTTGAAGCAGCAGAAGTGGGAGGCAAAAAGCAAAAGGGAATCGTATTGGCAGCAGCAAAGTGAGAAGCTTGCTATCATTACCCTGGTAGTCCTTGCGAAATGGGAGGCAGAAGCAACAAAGGTCCTCGCTTTCTTTTCCAGAATGACGCCAAAGATAAAGAAGAGGTGAGGATTGGACACAGAATCACGGCAACGACCTCAGATAATCCTTTTTACCTCGTTCCACTTCCTTTTCCACCGCCCATCGGACGAGAGGAAGAAATCGGAGCCCTCCCAAAGGGTCAGATCTCGCATCGGCGACGGGAATGACGTACAGGAGACCGCTTCCCTCGCGACTACCATCGCCACGCCCCCTCACTGTCCGCCGGGTCCCACTTTGGCGGAAAAGTTGGGGCCCTGCCTCCGCCGTCCTTTTCTTCTCCCTCGGTCCCTCGAGATATCCACTTCGATTGCGTTGCGGCCGATGGCATTCCGTTCCTCGTTCGCTTGGTCGGTTTCTTCCTTTCGTAGTTTCGTTGATTCTCGTCAGATGGGCCAACGGATTTGGGCCGCCTCCGTGGAGACATGGAGGTGGGATCCCGTCTCAGGTAACAAGAGCGGGTCAACCCTCACATGGTGCGCTTTTGAAAAACAAAGACATTTTACTAAAATGCGCCATTAATAATTCGTTTTTACCAAAAGGCCCTCGCTCAAGTATTATTTTTTTAACCAAATAATACACCTTTACAATTTTTTTCACtctaaaattctaaattaatacCTTCTCATATTTAAGAGAATTATAGGagcataatataatatatatgtatattaatttaattatatattggtAAATAAATTTGTAGTTATTTCATCACATAGCATATTAATCATTAAGACAAACTAATTTATACCATTCACATATTTGAGAATTGAAATAATTATAATCATTTGTATTGattttcaattattttaaaaaacaacttaatttaattataaattaatttacaGTTATTCTAGGGTATAATGTGAAAATTATGGAAgtgaaatttaaattaacttgaaatcTAAAATTGTAAATCAATAATAAATCTGTGAATTATTATTGGgtgcctttttttttaaaacattctaCTCGTTCCTTTACCTAGGGCCATGCTGTAATCGCGTCTGCCAGATCACTGtcgcgccgccgccgccgacgaCGACGATAGGATACTGTATCGAGGAAGTTTGCGCCCACAGCCCAGGTGGAGCTGTCTTTCTTGTTTTCGTTTTCTTCTTCCAGTATTTTTCTTCTCGGTCATTTGATGCGCCTTCTCCTGATTCTCCTTCTGTTAAAAGCTCTGCTTTCTCTCCATGTTCCTTGAATCACTGAAAAGACTACTTCTTTCTTTACAGATCTACTATTTTTGGAGAGAACAATTGTCTCATTGTTTTCTTGCTTCATCATTTGAAAAGGGATAATAGATTGgcaaatcatatcatggcattgCAAAGGACCATCAGAAAACTAATCAACAGTCAAAATTACCTCCTTCCTCGAGGGGCTGCATTTCTCCATTCACATGCAACCAGCTTTGGTATCAACCAAACATACTTTTACTATGCTTCTCTATTTCCACGCCTAATTTCAATTtatttgcttaaattttatgttcAATTCTGCACTTCCAATGAATacgaaatataaaattttacaaagatatcttggtattttttttatttgttattgTTTTGAGACACATCTTTCTTAATCTTTACAGTAGGATCTTTTCCTTAGGTATTGTCTGACAGGATTGTGGCTAAGTTAATGTGTGACCATACAGTTCTGAACCTCAAACTTTGCATGGCTATAGGATCTTCACTCATGTTGTACATTAAAAGAGATTAATTTGAGAATAATGTCTATGGAAAATGATGGTTTGTTGTTAGTGTAACTACCAAGTCTAAAACTATGGATACTTGTCATCCAATTGCTGAATGCTTGATGTGCTAAGAGGTAAGGGTTCAGTATTTTCTTGTGTTCATTAAAAATTCTCTCCACTCATCTTTGTTGAGGACGTTAAGGTTATGGTGAATAGGTGGCCTCTTTGTGATTAACTCAAAATTTTAGTAAAAAGTACAAATTTTTAGTATGGAAATGACTTAGCCAATGTTTCTAATAAAAACAATAACGAAGGTTCTCATTACCGAAGAGCCAAATCTGTAAGAGCTAACTAAATACTGGTCCAAAGCATTGGAAAGATTTTTGAAGCAAATTTATCTAATTTATCAATTAGAACTAGCATGACGATTCAGAAGAGATTTCTATACAACACCTTTATGGTCAATTCTGGGACACTAACAATTTAAAAAGGCACTTATCTTGATTGTGCTCCCACACATGCTTTCTGAGGCTGATGAATTTTACAATGTCCATTGTGATACATTGCTGGATAGACTTGTGAAATTTTCTTTTGAGATTGCTCTCCTTCCATGGTAATTAAAAAGTAAGTTGGAATTATGAAACACTTCAATTATTCTGTTCTTATTTACTTCTTGCTGATCTGCACTCTTTTGATGCTTGGTGTGATACAGATATACAGTAAATCAATGAGATGTGTCACTTTGTTTTACAtgctataaatttaaaaaaaaaagatcaagTCTTCGAAGATTTTAACAAATTATAGCCTTGGTCAATTAGAACTTGTTGACCTTCTGAAAACATATTCAGTATGCTGCCTAGTTTAGAAGAATGGTACAAGAAACTGTAGGATCTGTATTATCAATCCAACTATCTGAACCTTATATTGCCGTTTGGTATAACTTATATAATACAGTCAAACTTATAATGCTGTGTGGGCAAATTTATGTCAACCACTTTGGCACTACTAGTTGTTCATAGTTAATTGTTTATTaagtttattttcattttttatttatccTACCTGGTATTGTACTAGCCGATTTTGTATCTCGTGGTTCTGAATGAGCTTTAGTCTTGAAAGAAATTGAGATGATTTCATCAACTTCTTCCACCTCTATGTTTCTCTGTTTTAGATGAATCAATATTACCGTCTTAAACTATCTCATGCTTTAAAAGAATCCAAATGGCCTCTAATATCATCAATCTATGTGCTTATTCTTATGCATTCCCTATTGGCTAAGCCTGAGGCATCAAAGATTATCGAGAAGTATGCACATTTATTTAGGGAGATGAGTTGATTCTATCCTCTATTCCACTTGTCTTCATGACGGCTTAAacattgtggcaaaaggtgaagctGTCACCTTAGCAGCCCCTTTAGGGTGACCCGACACACTCTGGAAGGGGGTAAATCACGGGGAGTATTTTGCCTTAACGCAACTGCCCTTTGCACGAGAGAGGCCAGGCCATGACTGCTTAAACATGATCTGCTGTAATGTTGATCAGTTGAGACATCAATGTTTTCATGACATGTAATGAAGCATGTGCATATTGGCAGCAATTATTGCCTCGTCCATATTCTGATGTTAGTACTGTTATGTCATACCTGCAAAAGAAATGCATCACCATCTTATCAAAATAACACAATCAAGTTCATGTGATATTTAAGGTGGCATTCTATTTTCAATTATAGGAAACAAACTGAAAGAAATGCATCTTAGTACTGATATCTACATTGATGGTAGTAAGCATTTTTCCATCATTTGCTTCATTTTTCAGACTTAAAGGCATTAAAGCTTCCTCCAATATCCACCTCTTCATGTATAGGATTTGTTTGAGATTTTAGCTTCACCAAGTCTGAATTCATCCAACTTGCAAGAATTTATTCTTTCAAGAtggaagaaataaataaatagttcGTGCATCCTCTTTGTTTCTTGGAAGCTCAAAAATTACCAAGGCACATGCCCATGGAAACAGGAAGAAATCATTTCAGAAGTAGCATATTTCAAAGATACATAATTTTGTAATTTTCCCACTTATCATATTAGTCAATGCAAATAACTCTTTTTTTTTATGAACCTGaccttatgaatttttttttcttttgttaatAATGTGGTATCTAATGCAGGATTTACAGAAGTCAa is drawn from Zingiber officinale cultivar Zhangliang chromosome 1B, Zo_v1.1, whole genome shotgun sequence and contains these coding sequences:
- the LOC121991256 gene encoding protein IQ-DOMAIN 2-like encodes the protein MGRKGKWFGAVKKTFTPHCCQGNPKVQESKLIEKGDEQRKHADSPALASAAEAEAEAAAIAAQAAAEVAVAHLATSATRHIGESREEIAAVKIQTAYRGYQARRKLRTLRGLVRLKRMLDGNAVKSQTTNTLKCMQTLARLQMIIHSRRARMIEENQALQRHLQRKHGKELENVKITEQWEVSLQSKEKFEANLLNKQDAAIRRERALAYAFTHQSRSTSRSIVPTFTDPSNPQWGWSWLERLTATKPWEKQSTKETKDHASMKSNSCTPSAAWKSRRQQSPTVVYSRTPSAMSRKKSESPRGRRGSIDCDSRSMFSVQSERPRRRSIAGSSIGDDESLVSSFTHPNYMASTVSSRAKSRSPSPACNKVQTPEKGWARTAKRHLSFSSVDYNSSTYAANARRLSGPPDVGISPLKDEAAAGEEQATTSMSMN